The Campylobacter lari genomic sequence TTTCACAAACACATGATAATGGTTTTTTATTACATAATTGCTATGAATATAAAGAAAGTTTTTTAAAACATGCAATTAATAATAATTATTTTTTCCAACAAGAAAATAATAGTTTCTTTTTTCTAAATAAAAAACTTTTGTTTTACTTCATTAATGAAATAAAACAATACAACTTAGAACCATCTTTTATAAGACTTATCGGAAATCAAGAAAAATATTTTGAAAAACATCAATTATTTCTAAAGCTTAATAATTTCAAGTGTTTTCAGGTGTTTAAACAAATGATACTAAAGAATGAAAATTTAATGCCTATTGAATTTGATTTCATAAAAAAACCAACTATTGGTGAAACTGCAGAATGTTATGACTTTTTAAATAATAATTTTAAATACGAATTTAATCTTTTTTATCAAAAAAATAATTTCAAAAAACACATTAATAATATTTTACACTATAAAGAAAATGGCAAAATATGTGGAGTATTGTTGTATTCCAATATTTTAAATAATGCTATCTTGGATTATATTGCAGTAAAACCAAGCCTCAAATACAAAAATGTAGCATTTGCTTTGTTAAACCGTTTCTTCCTAGAAAATACAAAAGCAAAATTTTACAAACTATATGTTGACATTAATAATACAAAAGCTATAAAGTTTTATAAAAAATCTAATTTCAAATTTAATAAAACAGAAATCAGATTCTATAGGAATTTCCATGAAATTTGAAAAAATTTACTTAGTAGGTGAAGGTAGAGTAGCTAAAGAGTGCTTAAAAATAGCACATAATTTTTTCAAACAAGAAGTGTTACTTATCACACTAAAAAATAAAAACGAATTGGATGTTTTCTTTGAGAAAATATCTAACTCTCTTATTTTAAGTGTGAATAATTTTTATATTTTTCAAAAAAAATGTGTTGAATCAAATTTCATCATTAACTATCATAATTCACTACTTCCAAAATACAAAGGAAGAAATGCACATATACGGGCTATATGGAACCAAGAAAATATAACAGGAATCACTTGGCATAAGGTTGATTGCACTATAGATACAGGAGATATCATCTTGCAAAAAGAGATAAAAATAAACAACTCATTAACAGCTATAAAACTACTCCAAATGCAGCAAAATTTAGCCATCAAATCTTTTGAGGAATGTTTAAAGAATATAAAAAATTCTTTTCCTCAGCCAAAAATTATTTCTGTGGTTAGGGGGGGGGATATTCACAAAATAAGTCAACTACCTAATAATGGTATTTTAGATATATCTTGGAACATCTTAACTATGGAAAGATTTTTAAGAGCAATGGATAATGGAAATCTTACTCCTAAAGCTAAAGTAAAAATAAACAATATGATATATGATATTTCATTTTATGAAATAAACCATCTTGAAATAATTTTATTTTTAAGCAATAATATAAAAATAACAATTCCAAAGGAATGAAATGCAACAAATTCAAATTTTTTTTAACAAAATAGACAGAAGTGATATAAATGAAACTATGCAAAATTTGCTTAGCGATGACATAATAGATAGTATTGACATTATGGCTTTGGTAGCTGAAATAGAAAAGCACTATAAAAAACCCCTAAAAGCAGAGTTTATTATAGCTGAAAATTTTGAAAGTTTTGAAAATATCAAAAAAATGATAGAGCAAGCAATGCAATGAATTTAAAAACTACTAATCATTCTATTAAAGCTATTAGTATTGTTCTACCTAAAAATCCACTCCACAAAGAAGATGAATTAAAGCTTTGCAATATAAATGAAAGAAAATATCAACTTTTACAAGAAAATTCAGGAATTTTTAATCATTTCGTAAGCGATGAGTCAACATACGCAAGTGATTTAGCAACACAAGCATTAGAGGAGCTTTTCTCAAAAGATATACTCAAAAAAGATGAAATTGATCTACTAGTTTTTACAAGCTTTACACCGGATTATTTAGCACCAGCTTGCACTAGTTTAATCCACAAAAATTTAAATTTAAGTAGCCATACTTTATGCTTAGATGTATTAGGCTTTTGCCCTGGATTTTTACAGAGTTTGCTTCAAGTGTTTTTGGCTTTAAATCAACCAAGTATAAAAAAAGCTGTTTTAATATGCGCCAGTGTAAAAAGTAAAGCGATTGACGCTCAAAAAGATAAAATTACCTTTTTAAATAATAGCGATAGTGCAAGTGCGATTTTAATAGAAAAAAATACCAATTCTAAAGAAAAAAGCTGTTTTTCTCAAAAAGTTTTTTCTACTCAATGTGTAGAAGAAACTTTACCCTATGGTGGACTTAGATTAGATAGTCTGAATATTTTGAAAGTCAACAACAATTTGACTTTTTCTTTTATTATGCAAAACTATCCAACATTTTTTCAAGAATTTTTTGAACATTTCAATCTAGAAAAAACTAATTTCGATGAATTTTTTATCCACTCTTCTGATAATTTTTCAAAACAAAAACTATATGAGAGACTAAATTTAAATTTTATCCAAGATAATATTCTTAAAAACTATGGAAACACTACTATAAATAAATTACCTCTAGAATTAGCTTCATATACTGGGGGGGGGATAAACAAATTTTCCTTGGAAGCTTTGGAACAGGTATCACCCTTAATGCATGTAGCCTAAAAATAAATTTTGATAAACTTCAAAGTTTTATCAAAGTCGTGTAATTTTAAGCTCAAATCGATCTTTAAAATCTTTAAAAGTAAATATCTTATCTTTGCAAGGATAAGATATGCTATTTTCTCTCATATTAAATGTTTTATTTTTTAGTTTTTCAAGCAATATGGGTAATTCTTTTTTAAATAAAGCCCTATCTGTCATTCTCAAACCATGCTCTAAGCTCTTTATATATCTACCATCTACATCATTCTCATCTTTAACAATATGCAAAGTTGTATCAAATCCAAGTTGTTTGCAAAATTCATAAAAATTACTCTTATGTTCCACTGGAGCTCCCTCATCTTTTGCGCTATGATAACTGATAAATATTGTATTTTGATTTTTTTCATTTTGCAAACTTAGATGCTTTGAGTTCAAAAGAACCCTTATCATATAATTATCATCACTTAAAAAATACGGAGAGCTTTCATCTCTAGTCCAGTATTTTTTTACAAAACATAATAAAATATAATTATCACCTCTAATAGCAAATTCACCGCACTCACTTTCTCTACCTAACAAATGAGGCAAATGAGGCAATGTCACTCCTGAATTATCTATCACTCCATCTACATACCAAGGAGCTATTTTAGCACACATTAGCGCTAAATAACCTCCGTATGATCCTCCTCCATAAATTTTAGGCAAAGATTTAAATTGAGGATAATTTTTCATTATATCTTTTAAAGCATTGATATGATCAATAGCTGCCATAATTCCATAATTTTGATATTCGTTATTTGGCAATACAAAATCACAAGAAAGATTTATCAAAAAATCTTTTTTCAGTCTTCCTTCATGTTTTATTTGTTTAGATCTTTCATCAAGTTTTCTTATACAATTTTTAAAATTGCTTTTTTCATGGTCATAAATTTCCATATCGCAAATTTTTGCTATTTCACAAAAACTTTCCCAATCTTTTTCATTTGGCATAAAAATCGGATTATATTTCTCATCTATAGAAGGCCTAGCACTAAAGCAATGATAAAAAACATTTACAACAATAATATTAAATTTTTTAGCAAGATATTCTCTATCAAAATCTAAAAAAGATATATTAGCATTTGCCCCAAATCCACCTATGATAAAAACAATAGCTTCCATTTGCTTACTATCATCATAAGTAATTCTATATTCTAATTTACTTTCTCTTTTTATATTTAATTCTACATCATCACAAGAGTCTATGAAATAAGTTTCATTTATGAGCATGTTAAGCCTTATATTTGCATTTTTTAAGTATTATTATAACTAAAAAATAAGGAGCTAGATGTGAATATTAACTTTGAAGATATTCAAAAAATGTTTAATGCAATCAACAGAAGTGATATAAATGAAAATAGTCGTAATTTAGTGGATGATGATATTATTGATAGTATTGATATGATGAAATTAATACTTGAAATCGAAAAATTTATAGGAAAAAATTTAGATGCTAAATATATCACTCCGGATAATTTTGAGGATTTTTCTACGATTAAAAATATGCTTGAGGAAGTTATATAATCTCAAGCACAAATTTATTACCTTTATCTTTAAAAGTAAAAACCTTATCCTTGCAAGGATAACTTATACTATCTTCTCTTAGGGTAAAATTTTTATCCTTAAATTTTTCAAGCATTTTTGGTAATTCCCTACCAAATAAAGCTTTAACTGTTATTCCACCTCCATGTGTGAGTTTTTTTATAAACTTACCATCAATATCTTTTTCATCTATCAAGTGAAAATTAACATCATAACCCAATGTCTTTAAAACTTGCATATATTGAGTTTTAAATTCACAAGAAGTCAATGGGTCAGCAGAACTATGATAACTTGCATAAAGTATATTTTTATTTTTTTGAGCTTGTAAAATCAAATGAGTTTGATTTAATAAAGTTCTTATTTCATAATTCTCATCTTTAAAGCAATATGGCGATTCTTTATTGGCATTCCAATAAGTTTTTAAAAAAATTCCAACCTGAAAATTTCTGGAATAATAAAGTGCATCAGGGTGATCTAAATCTTTTCCTATAATATAACCCAAAAGCAATATTGCTTCACCAGAATTATCTATAACTCCATCAACATACCAAGGAGCTATTTTAGATATCAATAAAGATAAATAACCTCCATAAGATGCTCCTCCATAAATTTTTGGTAATCTTCTAAAATCAGGAAAGTTTTTGCACAAATCTTTTAAGGTATTAACACAATCAATAGCAGCCATAATACCATAATTTTGATACTCATTATTAGCTGGTAACATAGTAGAAGTTATAAAAAACTTATAATCATTAGCTAAAACACCTTTTAATTTATAAGCATCAATGGTAGATTCTAATGAAACAAGATATTCTTCCATATTCCATGTATTAAGTCCATGCGTATTAAAATTCATCTTTTCTAGGGATTTTTTTAATTGATTTACATTATATTCATCATACGAAAATTGTGCACTATATCTTTTATCTTTTTCATTTATTCTACAGCTAAAACAATGATATAAAACACTTACAGCCACTACATCAAATTTTTTAGCTATAAATTGCCTGTCAAAATCAATGATTGATAAATCAACATTAGAACCATACGCTCCTATGATAAAAACGATAGCTTTCATTTGCTTGCTATCATCATAAGTAATTCTATA encodes the following:
- a CDS encoding GNAT family N-acetyltransferase, which translates into the protein SQTHDNGFLLHNCYEYKESFLKHAINNNYFFQQENNSFFFLNKKLLFYFINEIKQYNLEPSFIRLIGNQEKYFEKHQLFLKLNNFKCFQVFKQMILKNENLMPIEFDFIKKPTIGETAECYDFLNNNFKYEFNLFYQKNNFKKHINNILHYKENGKICGVLLYSNILNNAILDYIAVKPSLKYKNVAFALLNRFFLENTKAKFYKLYVDINNTKAIKFYKKSNFKFNKTEIRFYRNFHEI
- a CDS encoding formyltransferase family protein; the protein is MKFEKIYLVGEGRVAKECLKIAHNFFKQEVLLITLKNKNELDVFFEKISNSLILSVNNFYIFQKKCVESNFIINYHNSLLPKYKGRNAHIRAIWNQENITGITWHKVDCTIDTGDIILQKEIKINNSLTAIKLLQMQQNLAIKSFEECLKNIKNSFPQPKIISVVRGGDIHKISQLPNNGILDISWNILTMERFLRAMDNGNLTPKAKVKINNMIYDISFYEINHLEIILFLSNNIKITIPKE
- a CDS encoding acyl carrier protein, which gives rise to MQQIQIFFNKIDRSDINETMQNLLSDDIIDSIDIMALVAEIEKHYKKPLKAEFIIAENFESFENIKKMIEQAMQ
- a CDS encoding 3-oxoacyl-ACP synthase; its protein translation is MNLKTTNHSIKAISIVLPKNPLHKEDELKLCNINERKYQLLQENSGIFNHFVSDESTYASDLATQALEELFSKDILKKDEIDLLVFTSFTPDYLAPACTSLIHKNLNLSSHTLCLDVLGFCPGFLQSLLQVFLALNQPSIKKAVLICASVKSKAIDAQKDKITFLNNSDSASAILIEKNTNSKEKSCFSQKVFSTQCVEETLPYGGLRLDSLNILKVNNNLTFSFIMQNYPTFFQEFFEHFNLEKTNFDEFFIHSSDNFSKQKLYERLNLNFIQDNILKNYGNTTINKLPLELASYTGGGINKFSLEALEQVSPLMHVA
- a CDS encoding DUF2920 family protein, coding for MLINETYFIDSCDDVELNIKRESKLEYRITYDDSKQMEAIVFIIGGFGANANISFLDFDREYLAKKFNIIVVNVFYHCFSARPSIDEKYNPIFMPNEKDWESFCEIAKICDMEIYDHEKSNFKNCIRKLDERSKQIKHEGRLKKDFLINLSCDFVLPNNEYQNYGIMAAIDHINALKDIMKNYPQFKSLPKIYGGGSYGGYLALMCAKIAPWYVDGVIDNSGVTLPHLPHLLGRESECGEFAIRGDNYILLCFVKKYWTRDESSPYFLSDDNYMIRVLLNSKHLSLQNEKNQNTIFISYHSAKDEGAPVEHKSNFYEFCKQLGFDTTLHIVKDENDVDGRYIKSLEHGLRMTDRALFKKELPILLEKLKNKTFNMRENSISYPCKDKIFTFKDFKDRFELKITRL
- a CDS encoding acyl carrier protein, which translates into the protein MNINFEDIQKMFNAINRSDINENSRNLVDDDIIDSIDMMKLILEIEKFIGKNLDAKYITPDNFEDFSTIKNMLEEVI
- a CDS encoding DUF2920 family protein; its protein translation is MLKNETYFIDSCDDVELNIKRESKLEYRITYDDSKQMKAIVFIIGAYGSNVDLSIIDFDRQFIAKKFDVVAVSVLYHCFSCRINEKDKRYSAQFSYDEYNVNQLKKSLEKMNFNTHGLNTWNMEEYLVSLESTIDAYKLKGVLANDYKFFITSTMLPANNEYQNYGIMAAIDCVNTLKDLCKNFPDFRRLPKIYGGASYGGYLSLLISKIAPWYVDGVIDNSGEAILLLGYIIGKDLDHPDALYYSRNFQVGIFLKTYWNANKESPYCFKDENYEIRTLLNQTHLILQAQKNKNILYASYHSSADPLTSCEFKTQYMQVLKTLGYDVNFHLIDEKDIDGKFIKKLTHGGGITVKALFGRELPKMLEKFKDKNFTLREDSISYPCKDKVFTFKDKGNKFVLEII